The Posidoniimonas polymericola genome includes the window GTCTTCGAGGCCTACGACGCGGCGCTCGAAGAGAAGATCGCCAGCCCGGTCGTGATGGTGATCGACTGCCTCGACGAGTTCGGCAGACAGATCGCCGCCGCCTGGGTAGGCGAGGAGGTAGTCGAGGACGCCATCGCCGAACGCGACCCAGACGACGACACCGTGGTCTTCGCGGCCGCTTTCAGCTGGGAGGACTGCCGACGAGAGGTCCCCGAGTACTTCCCTTATCTCGCGCCGGTGTTCGAGGGGGGTGTCCCCACCGATGGCATTCTCGTGGTGGGGATCACTAGCGGAGGTGCGTCGGCGCTCACCGCCCCGTTCGAAGCCAGGCCCGAGGCCGAGTAGCCCGGCCCTGCCGACGACGTTTGACGGTCCGCGCAGCAATCTCTAGATTTTGCGGCGCAAGGCGAATGATCCGCGATTACACCGCGATTAATTGGCCGTGGCGTTTCCCCCCGGGATCGGCCCCTGATTTGAGTGCGGCTGGCCGGGGCCGTATACTAGTGGCATGACAGGTCGGCTGCTGGCCGGACGCCGTCGGTTGAGCGTCGCTGTGGTCACGCCAACTTGTTTCCCTCCTTCCCACCTACTCCGCAAGGCGGTCTTCATGGCGGAACGCCCCTCCCTACCAATCTTTGCCATGTTGCACGCGGTTTGCGGATCGCTTGTTTCGGCGAGGCTGCTGGCCGGCCTTTCGCTGCTGGCCGGCCTTTCGCTGCTGGCGGCGCCGGCCTGGGCGCAGCCGTCCGGGGCGATCGAGATCCGCAACGGCCAGCCCTTCCGGAACGGCCAACCGCTGCAGCCCGGCGGCCGGCCCAGCCCGCAGGCCCAGCCCGCAGAGAAGCCGGACGACAAGCCCGACGAAGACAAGAAGAAGGACGAAGAGAAGAAGGAAGACGGCGAAAAGAAGGACGACGAGAACAAGCCCGACAAGGTCACCCGCCCCGACGCACCGCCACAGCCGCCCGACCCGCGCGAGCTCGAGACCAAGCTCGGCGACGACGACCGCGTGCCGTTCAGTTTCCACGGCCAGCCCTGGCCCGACGTGCTGCAGTGGCTGGCGAACGTCAGCAACCTGAGTCTCGACTGGCAGGAGCTCCCCTCCGGCTACCTCAACCTCACGACCAGCCGACGCTACACGCTGCCGGAGGCCCGTGACCTGTTGAACCGCCACCTGCAGGCGCGCGGCTACACGCTGGTGCTCTCGGGCGAGGTGCTCAGTGTGTTCAAGCTCGACAACCTCGAGCCGAGCCTGATCCCCAAGGTCGAAGAGGCCGGCCTGTACGACCGCCAGCCGCACGATATCGTCAAGACCGTCTTCGAACTGGCCCCCGGCATGGAGGCCGCGAAAGCGGTCGAGGACTTCCAGAAGCTGGTCGGCAAGAACGCCAAGCTGATGCCGCTGCCGGCAACCAGCCGGGTGCTGGTGATCGACACCGCCGCCAACCTGCGGCTGGTGAGCGAGCTGCTCAACCAGGAGCGGCTCGCCAGCGAGGGCCAGGAGATCCCCCGCCGGTTTGTGCTGAAGCACGCCCGGGCGGAGAAGGTGATCAACACGCTGTACGTAGTGCTCGGCATGGACCCGATGTCGCAGCCTTCGCAGATGGAGCTGCAGATCCAGATGCAGAAGATGCAGCTGCTGCAGCAGATGAACCAAAAGGGCAAGGACGTCACCAAGATGCTTAACCGGGAAGGGCCGAAGGTCTACCTGGCGTTCAACCAGAAGGAGAACAGCGTCCTGGCGAACGCCGAGCCGGCCGAGATGCGAATCATCGAACGCACCATCGAGATCCTCGACATCCCGGCCGCCGGGTCCGACGTGGGTCTGGCGGGCGGGGCCGAGCGCGGATCGGGCGTCCGGACCGCCCGCACCTACACGCTCGAGAACGTCAACCCCGAGTCGCTGATGATGACCCTCGAGGAGATCGGCGACCTCGACCCGCTCACCGAGCTGCGGGCCGACAACCAGGCCGACCTGCTGTTCGTCCGTGGCGCCGAACGCGACCACGAGAAGGTGCAGCGGATCATCGACCAGCTCGACGTCGGCGGGCAGGAGTTCGAGGTCTTCCAGCTCCGCTACCACCCGGCCGACGCGGTCGCCGGCACGGTGATGGAGCTGCTCAGCCCGGAGGAAGAGGAGGACGACAACAACCGCCGGCCGTACTACTACTACTCGTACGGCCGTGGCAACCAGGACGACAACAAGCAGGAGTCGAGCCTCCGCGTCACGGCCGACGTCGAGAACAACCGGCTGCTGGTCCGGGGGACCACCGAAGAGCTGCAGCAGGTCCGCGGACTGCTGACGAAGCTCGGCGAGCTGAACGGCAAGCGGCAGGACGGCGGGCCGACGACGCGTGTCGTCGAGGCGCTCGACCCGGCCGCGACCCAACGGCTGCTCGAGCAGCTCCGCGCCGCCTGGCCGGCGGTCAGCGGCGGCGCCGAGTTGATCCTCGAGCCAAAGCAGGAGCAGCCCGCGCCCGAGCAGCCCGGCACAGAGGACCAGAGTGCGGGCGTGGGCAGTGCCGGTGGGGACATCGCGGGCGCGGGTGCGGCCCCGGCGGGACGCTTCCGCTTTGCCGCCGATCAGCTGCCCGCCCAGGGCGAGGAGCAACCGGCCAACCAGCCCGCCCCCGCCCCCGCCCCCGCCCCCGCCCCCGCCCCCGCCCCCGCCCCCGTCCCCGCCCCCGCCGCGACTGACCCGGCCCCGCTCGCGGTGACCGTCGCGCCCGATGGCCGCATCGTGCTGATGTCCGACGACCCGTCCGCGGTCGCCCGGGCGGAAGACCTGCTCAACACCCTGGCTCCGCGTGAGGAGCAGTTCAGCGAATTCAAGATCGAACACACCGACGCCTGGTACATCTACCTCGACCTGAAGGACTACTTTGAGGACGAGCTTGATGAGGAGGAAACCTCCAACAGCAACGGCCGGAACTACTACTTCTACGAATACGCGCCCAGCAGCAAGGACGACAAGAAGAGCATGATGCTGTCGATGCGCCGCCAGCTGCGGTTCCTGTACATCCTGCAGACCAACAGCGTGATCGTGGCGAATGCGAACAAGCAGCAGCTCGACACCATCGGCAAGCTGATCGAGATCTGGGACCAGCCCCCCCGGGCCGACGACATCATGAACCGCCGCACCGGCATCGTTGAGGTGAAGTACTCGAGCCCGACCAAGATCGCCAACGCGCTCAAGGAGGTCTACCGCGACCTGTTGAGCTCGCGGGACAAGGAGTTCCAGACCGAGGAGCAGAAGTCGGGCAGCTACACCACCGCCAAGACCACGCGGCTAGAGTTCGCCGGCATCGAGTCGTCCGGCGGCCCGACGTCCGAGTCGAAGCCGATCCGCGTGCGGTTCGACGGGGCGTTGTCGATTGGCGTCGACGAGGTGGCCGGCATGCTGCTGATCTCCGCCCGCACCGAGATTTACGACGACGTCGTGCGGATGATCACGCTGCTGGACGAGGCCGCGCAGCCGCACAACACGGTGCAGGTCCGCCGGGTCAGCGCGGCGCAGGTCGACTCGATCCAGAAGGCGCTCTCTAGCACGCTCGGCAAGACCTGGGTCGGCGGCAAGCCCGAGGAGTCTGCCCAGCAGCAGCCCCAGCAGCCGCCGCAAAACGAAGACCGCGGACGTGATCGCCGCCGGCGTGGCCGCGACCGCCGCTAAGTTGGGGTTGGCCCGGGTTACGGCTTCGGCTTGAGCGTCACCGACTGCTTGCCGCCCTCAGCGGCAGCGTCGGCCTGGCCCTGGAGGTCCTGGTACTGGTGGGCCACGCCGCGGGCCTCGGCGATGCGGAAGCGGAACGCCCCCACGGGAATGTTTGCCAGCACCGCGCGGCCCTGGGCGTCGGTCTCGTCGCGGTAGCGGTTCTCATACTGCTCGACGCCATTGGGCAGCTCGGTGTAGTCGGCGGCGGGCGCCGCGACCCAGTCCACGCTGCGGATGAGCGAGTCGCAATACATCTGGCTGCCGCTATCCCACCACTTGACGTTGGGCCAGCAGACCACCCCTATGCCGACGACCGGCTGGCCCTTGGCGTCCTGCACCGTGAACTCGCAGGTCCCGCTCGGCTCCATCTCGAGGGTGATCTCCCCCTGGCCTTCGGGCGGCAGGTCGAATACCTGCGGCATTTGAACGCTGGTCGGTTGGCGCTGCTGCTCGTCGACGAACGCCGGCGGTTCGCCCGAGGCGGCGATGTACCCATCGCACAGGGCGATGATCTGCAGCGGCTCGCCGGCCGGCAGGCCGCTGAGCTCGAAGGTCCCGTCCTCGGCAACCGCGGCCCAGTCGGTCCAGTGGAGGTTCTCCCAGTTGTCGCCGGGCGCCTTGGCGATGACGGTGGCGCTGACCCGCCCGTTCTTCACGGGGCGGGGCACGTTGTCGCTCAGCACGCCCCGCACCGAGACCGCCGGCCGCAGCGCCCACACCAAGTCGACCACCTGCCCCTCGGTCAGCACAAACGGCAGCGGCGGGCTGAAGTGCGTCGCGGCGTGCTGGTCGATTCGCACCAGCCGGATCAACTCCTCGCCGCTCTGGATCCGCGGCAGCGACAGCGTGTCGCCTTCCCAAACCACCTGCTCGCGGCCTCGCCCGTAGGAGTCATCACTCCACATCGCGTAGACGCCGTCGGCAAAGGGCGCCATGTCCTCCCCGAGTGGCTTGACCCCAACTTTGGCGCCCTCGAGCATTTCGATGGTGGTCGGCTCGCCTACCTGCGGCACCGGCACATCGTTGTAGACCGTGTCGGCGTAGCCCGGGTGCTCAACCCGGCAGGTGATCGCCTGGCACGCCACCTGCCGCGACGGCGAGGCGTACATCGGGTACTGGAACTCGGCACGTCCGTCGGCGTCGGTCGTAACGGTCGGCGGCTCCGACTGCCCCAGGCCGTCTTTCCGCCAAC containing:
- a CDS encoding carboxypeptidase-like regulatory domain-containing protein; its protein translation is MVHHLPKTALLAAFLTFEIAAPLSAHEAEKVENPLQTARVRVVDSLGEPIANVTVAPWAIRSEDGHGSWRKDGLGQSEPPTVTTDADGRAEFQYPMYASPSRQVACQAITCRVEHPGYADTVYNDVPVPQVGEPTTIEMLEGAKVGVKPLGEDMAPFADGVYAMWSDDSYGRGREQVVWEGDTLSLPRIQSGEELIRLVRIDQHAATHFSPPLPFVLTEGQVVDLVWALRPAVSVRGVLSDNVPRPVKNGRVSATVIAKAPGDNWENLHWTDWAAVAEDGTFELSGLPAGEPLQIIALCDGYIAASGEPPAFVDEQQRQPTSVQMPQVFDLPPEGQGEITLEMEPSGTCEFTVQDAKGQPVVGIGVVCWPNVKWWDSGSQMYCDSLIRSVDWVAAPAADYTELPNGVEQYENRYRDETDAQGRAVLANIPVGAFRFRIAEARGVAHQYQDLQGQADAAAEGGKQSVTLKPKP
- a CDS encoding secretin N-terminal domain-containing protein; translation: MLHAVCGSLVSARLLAGLSLLAGLSLLAAPAWAQPSGAIEIRNGQPFRNGQPLQPGGRPSPQAQPAEKPDDKPDEDKKKDEEKKEDGEKKDDENKPDKVTRPDAPPQPPDPRELETKLGDDDRVPFSFHGQPWPDVLQWLANVSNLSLDWQELPSGYLNLTTSRRYTLPEARDLLNRHLQARGYTLVLSGEVLSVFKLDNLEPSLIPKVEEAGLYDRQPHDIVKTVFELAPGMEAAKAVEDFQKLVGKNAKLMPLPATSRVLVIDTAANLRLVSELLNQERLASEGQEIPRRFVLKHARAEKVINTLYVVLGMDPMSQPSQMELQIQMQKMQLLQQMNQKGKDVTKMLNREGPKVYLAFNQKENSVLANAEPAEMRIIERTIEILDIPAAGSDVGLAGGAERGSGVRTARTYTLENVNPESLMMTLEEIGDLDPLTELRADNQADLLFVRGAERDHEKVQRIIDQLDVGGQEFEVFQLRYHPADAVAGTVMELLSPEEEEDDNNRRPYYYYSYGRGNQDDNKQESSLRVTADVENNRLLVRGTTEELQQVRGLLTKLGELNGKRQDGGPTTRVVEALDPAATQRLLEQLRAAWPAVSGGAELILEPKQEQPAPEQPGTEDQSAGVGSAGGDIAGAGAAPAGRFRFAADQLPAQGEEQPANQPAPAPAPAPAPAPAPAPVPAPAATDPAPLAVTVAPDGRIVLMSDDPSAVARAEDLLNTLAPREEQFSEFKIEHTDAWYIYLDLKDYFEDELDEEETSNSNGRNYYFYEYAPSSKDDKKSMMLSMRRQLRFLYILQTNSVIVANANKQQLDTIGKLIEIWDQPPRADDIMNRRTGIVEVKYSSPTKIANALKEVYRDLLSSRDKEFQTEEQKSGSYTTAKTTRLEFAGIESSGGPTSESKPIRVRFDGALSIGVDEVAGMLLISARTEIYDDVVRMITLLDEAAQPHNTVQVRRVSAAQVDSIQKALSSTLGKTWVGGKPEESAQQQPQQPPQNEDRGRDRRRRGRDRR